The Thermosipho affectus DNA window AATTTTTGGACATTTGTGTTAGAATAATATTAGAAAAAATTTGGAGGGGAATAATATGAAGAGTATTTTGGACTTTAAGTATGATAAATTGGTTGGAGAATTTAAAAAGATAAATTTAGAAAGATATAGGGTGGATCAAGTTTTGGATTGGATTTATAAGAAAAAAATTTTTGATTTTAACGATATGACAAATCTTTCTAAGGAACACCGAAGGATACTTTCAGAAAGATTTACAATAGATATTCCAGAACTATTAGATATGCAGGTTTCTAAAATTGATAAAACTACAAAGTTTCTGTGGAAATTAAAAGATGGTAACACAATTGAGTCTGTTGCGTTATTTCATTCAGGTAGGGTTACTTCTTGTATATCTACGCAAGTAGGATGTCCGGTAAAATGTAGTTTTTGTGCAACGGGACAAAGTGGTTTTGTGAGAAATTTAACTGTTGGTGAAATTGTAGGTCAAATTTTGGCTATTGAATTGAATAGAAAAGTTAAAGTGGGAAATGTAGTTTATATGGGAATGGGTGAACCACTATTAAATTTTGGAAATGTGCTGGATAGTATTAAAATATTAAATCACAAAAAGATGTTGAATATAGGGATTAGAAGAATTACTATTTCTACCGTTGGAATTCCAGAAAAAATCGTAGAACTTGCAAAATCAGGTTTAGACGTGAAATTGGCATTATCTTTACATGCACCCACAGATTTTAAAAGAGATCAGATAATTCCGTTAAATAAAAAATACAGTGTTGAAGAGTTAATATATGCATTAAAAAAGTATCAAGAAATCACAGGTAATAGAATTACAATTGAGTATATTTTAATAAGAGAGTTTAATGATTATCCAGATGATGCTGTTAAATTAGCAGAATTATTAAGAAGATTGAGTGTATTTGTCAATCTCATTCCGGTTAATCCAGTAAATCCTGAATTTCATAGGCCAAGCAAATGGGCAATTGAGAGGTTTAAAGAGGTATTAGAGAAAAATGGTATAGAGTGTGAAATTAGGCAAGAAAAAGGTACAGATATAGATGCTGCTTGTGGACAATTAAGAAGGAGGAATATAAAATAAGGTTTTTAAAATCTTTGATAATATTTTTATTTGGAATCTATTTTGGGGCGTTGGCATTTATAGGTATAAATTATTATTTCCAAAGAACAAATTTCTTGACGTTTTCAATTGATGAGTTGAATGGTAAAAAAATTGAAGATATAGAAAAAGATCTAAGTAGTTCTGGATTTAAGGTGGAGTTTTTTAACAAAGGACAAATTGTTGATATTATTCCAAAGTTTAGTGTGTTAAAAAAGGGAAGAACTATAAAAATAATATTGAGAGATGAAAAATTTAAATTACCTAATTTGTATGGTGTTTTTTATCTTGAAGGTATAAGCTTTTTGAAAAAACGTGGAGTTGATGTTGAAATAGTAAAAATAAAATTTCCTGGCCCAGATGGAAGGATATTGGCATCTTACCCAAGTTTTGGAAGTGAGATTTCTGAGAATTCCAAAATAAGATTATTAGTTGATTTTGGTGAAACAGGAGGTATGGAATGAGAAAAAAAGGTTTGGTATTAAAATTTATGTCAAATATGGCGTTGGTTGAAGATATAGAAACAGGGAAAGTATTTATTTGTAAGCTTAGGGGAAAATTTAAGGAACAAGGAATTAGGCCGATAGTTGGTGATTTTGTAGAATATCGCCATATAGTAGGTAATGAAGGGATTGTAGAAAACATTTTAAATAGGAAGAACGAATTAAAACGTCCGAGGGTTGCAAATATTGATCAAGTAGTGATTGTTACTTCTTTAAAAAGACCTGAAGTGCCTCTAAAAATATTGGATAGGTACTTAGTTTTGGTAGAAAATGTAAAAATACCCGCTGTCATTGTTTTAAATAAATGTGATTTGTTAAGTAGAGAGGAAATTGATGTGTTTTTAAGTATTTATAGTAAAATGTATCCTGTTTTTTTGGTGAGTGCTAAAAATAGAATGGGAATTGATAAGCTTGTAGAAGTCTTTAAAGATAAAGTGTCTACTATGGCAGGTATGTCTGGGGTAGGAAAGAGTAGTATATTAAACGCTATTAATCCTGGTTTATCGTTAAAAGTAGGTGAAATTTCAAAAAAGTTAGATAGAGGTAAACATACAACTACTGTTATTGAATTGTTGAAATTTGATTTTGGTGGATGGATTGCCGATACACCTGGATTTGCCAGTTTAGATATTAGTGAAGTTGAAAGTGAAGAACTTAAAAATTATTTCCCGGAATTTAGTAATTTTTTATGTTTGTATCCTGATTGTAATCATATACACGAACCAGAATGTGGAATCAAAAGAGCAGTTGAAGATGGATTAATTGCAAAGTCACGATATGAAAGTTATTTTGAAATGTTTCATGAGCTTTTGGAGGGAAATTAAATGTTTTTACCCACTACAAAATATGATATGGAAAAATTAGGGTGGAAATATTTAGATATAATATTAATTACGGGGGATGCCTATATTGATCATCCCTCAATAGGTGTTTCTTTGTTGGGGCGTTATCTTGTTTCAAAGGGATTTAAAGTAGGGATTATTGGGCAACCTGACGTAAAGGATGATAGAGATGTGACGAGGTTGGGAAGACCTCGTTTATTTTTTGGGATAACCGGTGGAAATGTTGATTCAATGGTTGCAAATTATACGGCATCTATGAAGAAAAGAAAAAAAGATGATTATACTCCAGAAAAACTTGGCAATAAAAGACCAGATAGGGCGGTAATAGTGTATTCAAATTTAGTTAGAAGGTTTTTTAAGGGCATGCCAATTGTAATCGGTGGTATTGAAGCAAGTTTAAGAAGATTTGCACATTATGACTGGTGGTCTGATAAACTTAGAAAATCTATATTGTTAGATGCAAAAGCGGATCTTTTGGTATACGGAATGGGCGAAAAGGCGATTTTGGAGATTGCAAAGTGTTTGCAAAAATATGGGGATACAAGTAAATGTAACGATATCAGGGGGGTAGTTTGGTGGACGTCAAAAAGGGTTGAAAAAGCAATTGAAATTTCCTCTTATGAGGAAATATTGAATGATAAATTGAAATATAATGAGGCATTTAAAAAGATTAGTTTTTTAACTGATCCAAATAGGGATATTTTAATTGTTCAAAAGCAAGACAATAGATATGTTGTGCAAAATCCACCTCAGTTTCCTTTAGATAGAAATGAATTTGATAATTTGTATTTGTTACCTTTTGAAAGGGAAGTTCATCCTTTTTATTTAAAGAATGGGAAGGTCAAAGCTATTGAAACAGTTAGATTTTCCATTACTACTGTTAGAGGTTGTTATGGTATGTGTGCATTTTGCGCACTAACCCAGCATCAAACAACGCATGTTATTTCTAGAAGTAAAGAGTCAATTTTGGAAGAGGTGAAGATTTTAAGAAAAATGAAAAATTTTAGGGGAACAATTTTTGATGTTGGTGGTCCTACAGCAAATATGTATGGAGCTCAGTGTAATATTCGTGCTTTAAAAGGACAGTGTAATAGATTTTGTCTTTTTAAGGAACCTTGTAAAAACTCATTAGTTGATCATAGTAAATTGTTGGATTTGTTATATACTATAAAAGAGGTAGATGGAGTGAAAAATGTTTTTATTTCATCTGGAATAAGACATGATTTGGTTTTGGAAGATAAAAAATACGGTGAAATTTTTATTAGAGAGCTTCCAAAATTCACCCCCGGGCAATTGAAGCTGGCACCGGAACACTCTCATGAAAATGTTTTAAAGATTATGAGAAAACCGAATATTAATAAGTTTTTGGAATTTAAAAGGAAATATGAAAGTAACTCCAAGAAAAAATATGTAGTTGCTTATTTTATTGTTGGTCATCCTGGAGAATCTTTTAAAGAAAATAGTCATTTGAAAAGATTTATTAGAGAAAAATTGGGATATAGACCTCAGCAAATTCAAATCTTTACACCTACACCTGGTACCTTAAGCACGGCTATATATTTTACTGGTGTTGATCCGTATACAAATGAAAAAATATTTGTTGAAAGGAAATTGAGTAAACGTAATCAGATGAAGAAAAATATTATTCACATGTGATATAATCTTTTATGGAGGTGGGTTATAGAATGGAAGATCCTTTAAGTTATTTTTGGTCATTTATATTTTTGATATTTTTGTTGTATTTGTCGTCTGTTTTTTCCGCTTCAGAAACAGCTTTAACATCTGTAAGTAGATTGAAATTAAGGGAGTCTTTGAGAAAAGGTGATATGAAAGAGGAAGAAAATGAATTACATCTTTTTAATAAGTTACTTACCGTTATTTTGATTATGAATAATTTGGTAAATATTTTGGCTTCATCCGTTGCAACTTTGTTGGTTGTTGGTCTATTTGAAAATATACTTCCGAGTAGTGTTTCTGCGCTTTTAAGTACTTTAGTCTTAACCTTTTTTATACTTATCTTTGGTGAAATTACTCCTAAGATATACGCACGACAAAACAATGAGAAAATTTTTAATAAGATGATTAAAGTGCTTTTATTCCTTTCAAAAGTTTTTTCTCCTATAATTAAAATGTTAGTGGGAATTTCAAATTTTGTTATAAAGTTAATTGGTGGAAAATTGGTAGAAGAAGCGCCATTTATTACAACTGAAGATATTTTAATGTATGTGGAAGTTGGAATGGAAGAAGGAACTTTACGCCATGAGGAAAGTTTTATGTTAAAAAGGACTTTGGAAATGGAAGAGTCAATGGTTAAAGAAATTATGATTCCCCGAGTGGATATCATAGCAATTGAGGAATCTGAGACATTGGATAAAGTAATGGAGATTATAAAGGAAGAAGAATATTCAAGAATTCCTGTTTATAAAGAAACTATAGATAATATTGTGGGAATTTGTTATGCAAAGGATGTTCTTGTTTTTATTAGTGAGAGAGGAACGGATGTTTCAACCAAAGTAAAAGTAAAAGAACTTATGAGGGAACCTTTGTTTGTTCCAGAAACAATGAAAGTTTCTGAACTTTTGAAAATTTTTAAGGAACAAAAAATACATATGGCAATAGTGGTAGATGAGTATGGAGGAACAGCAGGTCTTGTAACGATGGAAGATATATTGGAAGAAATTTTTGGTGAAATAATGGATGAATATGATCAAAATGAAAATATTGGTATAAAAAGGCTTGAAAATGGGGCATATATAGTTGATGCGACAGTGCCAATAAATGATTTGGAAAGGGAATTGGGTGTTGACTTTCCTGAAACGGATTACGAAACACTGGCCGGTTATATATTAGAGCATCTTCAAAGAATTCCAAAGGTTGGTGAAGAAATTCTTATCGATGGTTTTTCGTTTAAGATTATTGCAGCATCTAAGAACCGAATTGAAAAAGTTTTAGTAAAGGTGGTGGAAAAAAATGAGTAATAAGTTAATTGCATTGGCAAAAGATGCAATGAAAAGAGCTTATGCACCTTATTCCAGTTTTAAGGTAGGAGCGGCACTGTTGACAAAAACTGGTAAAGTCTTTACGGGTTCAAATGTGGAAAACGCTTCTTATGGATTAACGTGTTGCGCTGAGCGTATAGCCATTTTTAAAGCTGTAAGTGAAGGTGAAAAAGAATTTGATACATTAGTTGTAGTTGGAGATACAGAAGATCCAATATCACCATGTGGTGCTTGTAGACAGGTTATGGCTGAATTTGGAGACTTCAAAGTTATTTTAGTTGGAAAAAATGGTGCAGTAAAGGAAACAACTGTGGGGGAATTGTTGCCCGATTATTTTAAAAAGGAGCATTTGAACAAATGAACAGGGCACAGATTGTCTCCGTGCATTTACATGATTATTTGTATTTTAGAGATATTGATATATTTTTTGATTCAGGACTGAATGTTATAACTGGGGAGACTGGTGTTGGAAAAAGTTTAATATTAGATGTATTTGGGATTTTGTTGGGGATTGCTAATGGAAGAGTGGATAGTTATAACGCAGAGATGGTAATGGATATTCCTGTAGATTATCCTGAATATGACGTTTTTTCCGGAGAGAATGTTTTTTCTATAACAAAGAAAGGGAATAGAACTGTTTTTAAAATTAATGGGAAAGTTTTTCCAAAAAAGATTGTAAGTAAATTACTCTCGGAATTTATAACTTTGCACAGACAAAATTCACATATAAAGATTTTAGAACCAAATTTTATTTTAAATTTTCTAGATGAAACTTCAAATAATTTTGAAGATTTGAAGAAATATAGAGAGTATTTTGAAAGATATAAAAAAATTCGAAAATTATTAACCGAAGAATCGTTAAGTGATTTAAGGGAAAACTTGGCGGAATTAGAAGAAAAAATAATTGAAATTGAAAAGATTAGTCCCTCAATAGAAGAAGAAGAGAAGTTGAAGAGAGAATATGATATTGCTTTGAAAGCACAAGAAACTATTGAAAAGTATAATTATATATTAAATTCAAGTGAGGAAATTACGGAAAAGCTCTGGGAAATAAAAAAGATGTTGAATGAAAAACATGAAGAATCTTTGAATACCGCGTTAGATATAATAGAAACTTTAAAGTTGGATTTGCAGAAAGAAATTGATGAAATAGAAAGCTACGATATAAAGGAACTGGAAGAAAGAATATGGGATTATAACCTTTTAAAGAGAAAGTATGGACCTACAATAGAAGATGTAATAGATAATTATGAGAACTTTATAAAAGATTCTAAAAAATTAAAAGAAAGAATTAAAATTTTAGAAAATTCAAATAATGAACTTGAGCAAGTTTTAAATAAAATGAGGAAATATGCAAGTTTGTTGTCGGAAAGTAGAAAAAATGCTGCAAAGAAAGTTTTGGAAAGGTTTTATAGACATTCAAGAGATTTGAATTTGTCTTTTGAATTGAAATTTCAATTTGAAAATGTGGATTTTAATTATTTTGGAATGGATAAAGTAGAATTACTCGGTAGTGCAATAAAGGGAGAAAAATTAAAACCGGTAAAGAATATAGCATCGGGTGGAGAGTTGTCAAGACTTATGCTTGCTTTGGAACTTTCCGTTGTTTCAGATGGGATTTTGATTTTTGACGAAATTGATGCGGGAATTAGTGGTATTACTGGGAATAAACTTGCAGAAAAGTTGAAAGAAGTTTCTAAAAATTATCAAGTAATTGTAGTGACGCACTTACCACAAGTTGCAATTAAGGCTGATAAACACTTTGTTGTGAATAAAACAGATAACGGAGGGAAAGTTTGTGAATTGGATGAAGAAAAAAGAGCGCAAGAGATAAAAAGAATGTTAGGTTCCGATGCTGTTTTAAAGTTTATTGAGGAGTGATGTTCGTGAAGAAAGTATTTATTTTATTTTTTCTACTTTTATTGTTTTTTGGGTGTAATAATACCGATGAAAATTGTATTCTTATTGGAAAAAATAAAATTTGTCTACAACCTAATGATGAAATTATCAGTATAAATACGGGATATTATAATGTTTTACTTAAGAATGGTGACTTGTTATATTTTGAAGGAATTTCTCAAACTGGTGGGATTGATTTGGAAAAAGCATTAATTTTGGCTAGAATAGATGCAGCTTTAAAAATGAAAGATTTTTTAGGAATAGATATTAAGTCGGAAAACGGAGAAATCACCTTAAATTACGGTGATATAAAGCATCTATCGTATGACTTGATCTATCTTTTGAATAGATCTTTGGAATATATTGTTTTTAGAAGAAATCGCGGAAATTTTTATGAAATACATACAATTTTATTTTTTATTCCATCTTTAAAGAGATTTGTCCCTATATATGAGGATGATTTTTCAAGAAAGATTTGGAAATTAAGTAATCATTTTTAGAAAGTCTTCTTCCGATAGAATTTTTACACCTAATTGTTGTGCTTTTTTTAACTTTGAGCCTGGATTTTCACCAACTATTAGGTAGTTTGTTTTGGTACTTACGGAATTTGATACTTTGCCACCGTTTAATTCTATTAGTTCTATAGCTTTATCTCTTGAGAGAGAGTTTAATTTACCTGTAATTACAAATGTTAGTCCTTTTAATATATCCGATTTTTTCATTTCCTTTTTTTCAAGATTTACTCCAGCCTTTTTCAATTTTTCAATAATTTCTTTTGTTTTTTCGTTTTTGAAATAATTTATTATACTTTTGGCAATTTCAGGACCTATATTTTCAATTTCAACTAGCTCTTCATAGGAAGCATTGGATAGGTTTTCTAAGCTTTTAAATCTTTTTGCTAGTATTTTTGCAGTTTTTTCACCAACTAATGGTATGCCAAGACCAATAATGACTCTGTTTAGTGGAGTATGTTTTGCTTTATTTATTTGTTCTAGAATTTTTGCGATGGATTTTTGACCTAATCCGCTTATTTGTGCTAGCTCAAAGGGAGTTAGGTAAAATATATCGGCTACATCATCTACCAATTTTGCGTCAACTATTTTATCGATAATTTTTTCACCGATACCAGAAATATCAAAAGCAGATTTAGATACAAATATTTCTAAATGTCTTTTAAGTTTCTGAGGACAATGCGGATTGAGACATCTAATGGCGGTTTCATCATCAGATAATTTTCCAATTTCGCCATTGCAAATGGGACATTTTTTTGGAATTTCAATATCTTTTTCGGAACCTGTTCTTTTTTCTTTGATTATGTTTACAACTTGTGGAATTATACCTCCCGCTTTTTCAACGAGGACGTGATCACCGATTTTAATGTCTTTTTCTTTTATGTAATCAAAGTTATGTAATGATGCACGTTTTACGATACTGCCATCTAAATCTATTGGTTCAAAGATTGCAACAGGAGTAATAACTCCGCTTCTTCCAACGTTTAATTCTACGTCTAATATTTTTGTTTCTTTTTGAATAGCAGGGAATTTAAAAGCAATAGCCCATCTTGGTGATTTTGTGGTTTCTCCCAAAATTTTTTGATACTCAAAGTTATTAACCTTTATTACCAATCCATCGATCCAATAATCTAATTTTTTCCTACCATCGGTCCATTTTTTCCAAAAATTTACAACACATTCTATATCTTGGCACAGTTTTGAGTGCGGATTAACTTTAAACCCTATTTCTTTCAAGAAGTTTAAAGCTTCCCATTGAGTAGTTAATCCGTATTTTTCAGGATTTACTATATGATAAATAAATGAATCAAGGTTTCTTCTTGCAACAATTGAAGAATTCAATTGGCGAATTGTCCCAGCTGCTGCATTACGTGGATTTGCAAAAGGTTGTAAGCCTTCTTTTTCGGCTAATTTGTTGTATTTTTCAAATTCTTTAATAGGCATATAAATCTCGCCTCGAACTTCTATATCAATATTTTTGAATAATCGCAAAGGTATTGATTTTATTTTTTTTACATTTTCTGAAATGTCATCGCCAATTATTCCATTGCCACGACTGATTGCAGTTTTAAAATATCCATTTTCATACCTTATTGCAACGGAGATACCATCTATTTTTAATTCACATACATATTGTACTATGTTTGTCTTTAACATTTTTTTTATTCTATTATCAAATTCTCTCATTTCTAGTTCGTTGTATGTATTGTCTAAACTTAGCATGGGAATTGAATGTTCCACTTTTTTAAATCCTTGAATTAATCCCCCTCCCACTTTTTGTGTTGGAGAATTTAATGAATAGTATTCAGGATATTTTTTTTCCAGATCTATTAATTTTTTTAAAAGTTTATCGTATTCTTCATCACTTATTACCGGATCAGCCAAAACATAATATCTGTAATTATGATATTCAATTTCTTTCCGTAATTTTTCAATTTCATCTTTGATTTTATCCATATTACTTTCCTCCAAATTATTTTTGTAAATTTGCAAAAAATTTGATTGTATGATAAAATATTTTTTGGTAATTAATATATTTTTTTGGGGGAGGTATAAATATGATAAACTTTCTTGCTATTTTAGGTGTTATATTTTTAATAATTTTAGGGATTTTATTTTTTCCGTTTTTATCCCCTATTTTATCTATAGTTCTTGGAGTTCTTTTAATTGTTTTGATTTTTATTGGATTAGTAACAATAGTACTTCCAGTAGTTCTTGTCTTAATAGCAATCGCTCTTATTGTAAAAGGTGTCAGATATTTAACAAACAAAAGGTGAGGCTTATGCCTCACTTATTTCAAAATCAATCTGCATTCTAGTTTTGTTAGCATTTACAACTTTTGCCCTTAATTTATCTCCTATTTTGTACACTTTTCCTGTATGTTGACCAATTAAGATACTTTTTTCGGGATCATATAAGAAATAATCATCCAGTGTAGAAACATGAATTAATCCTGATATGTTTTTATCTATTATTTCTACGAACATTCCAAATTTTGTGACGGAAGTTACAACTACATCGAAAACTTCACCAATGTGATTTGATATATAGTCAATTTTTTTCAAGGCAATATAATCCCACTCAGCTTCATCTGCTATTCTCTCTCTTTTACTTGAATGTATGGCAACTTTTGATAGCTTCTCATTTAATTTTTTGAGTTGCTTTTTTGATATTTTTTTGTTGTCAGTTAAGAATTTTTTAATAAGTCTGTGGACAATAAGATCTGGATATCTCCTTATCGGAGAGGTAAAATGTGTGTATGCATATGAGGCAAGTCCAAAATGTCCAATGTTTGTAGCTGAATAGATTGCACGTTTCATTGAACGGACAAGGAGTTTTTCTATACTCCCCCTTAATGGATGTCCTTCGGTTTTTTCGAGTAATGTTTGTAATACTTTGGGTTGTATCTTTTTTGGAACTTTAAATTCTATCCCTAAAGCTGCTAAATAATTTTTTAATTGGATAATTGTATCTGGATCAGGTTGTTCATGTACTCTATATACAAATGGCAAATCAAGATGATGAAAAATTTCTGCGATGGTTTCATTTGCTTTTATCATAAATTCTTCTATGATAACTTCTGCTTCTCCCCTTTTCCTTGGGATAATATCGACTGCGTGCCCTTTTTCATCTAGAATAATCTTAACTTCTCCACCTTCTATGTCTAAAATTGCCCCTCTTTCTTTTCGAGCTTTTCTTAAAATATCTTTTAATTCTTTCATTAGCAATAATTCTTTTCTTAAGTCTCCAATTTTTTTTATTGCTTCTTCTTTTCCTTCGAAAAGAGCGTTTACATCGTCGTATACAAGTCTTCTATTGCTTCTTATTACTCCTTTTGTAACTTCAAAATCAACTACTTTACCATCTTTGTTGATTTCCATTGTTAACGACATTACCAAACGATCTTCGCCTTGGACCAAACTACAAATTCCATGTGATAATTTAAAAGGTAACATTGGAATGACTCTATCTATTAAATAAATACTTGTTCCGCGTTTAAACGCTTCTTTGTCTAGAAAGCTATCTTCTTTTACATAGTGTGAAACATCTGCAATATGTACTCCAAGTAGGTAGTTTCCATTTTTTAATTTTTTTACACTTACAGCATCATCAAAATCCTTTGCATCTGGTCCATCAATTGTTACTACTAATTCATTTCTAAAATCTTTTCTATTTTTAATGTCTCTTGAAAAGACTTTATCAGGAATTTTTGATGCTTCTTGCATAACTTCGTTTGGAAAAGATATATTTATGTCATGTTTTACGATTACAGTTGGAAAATCAGTTGCAGGATCATCGGCATAACCTAATACTTCTACAATTTTTGCAACGGGATTTTTCGTAGGGGTAGGATATTTTAAAATCTTCCCTACTACTTTTTGACCAGGTTTTGCATTATTAAAAAATTCTATGGGGATATAAAAATCATATTGAATTTTTGGATCATCTGGGATTAAAAATGCAGCTCTTCCAATAGGTTGAAATGTTCCCACTACCTTTTTTAACCCGTGATCAATTATTTTTATTACTCTTCCTTCAGGTATGTCATACCATTTTCCCTCTATTTCTACTATTACCTTGTCTTTATGTATAGCTCTCCCTGCTTTTTCGGCGGGAATAGCAATTTCTTCTCCGGATTCTGTCCAAACAAATGCCATTGTACCATTTCTTGTGAATTCTATAGTACCAATGACCATATTTTTGCTTATTGGTTTGTATCTTCCTTTACTGTCTTTGAATAATTTTCCTTCGTATAAAAGATCATTTAGTATTTTTCTTAGTTCTTTTTTTTCTGTTTTATTTTTTAAGCCTAGTGCTTTATATAATTCTTTTTGAAGCATAGGTTTATAATTTTTTGAATTTATAAAATTTAATACTTTTCTTTTGGTAATCATTTCTTCACTCCTTTATCTTTCTAATGATTGAAACATAAAATGGTGTTAGAGTTTCATCTGGATAAAATAGCGCTCCATAGCCATCCCATATATATTTTATACCAAATTGTTCTAATTGGTTTCTTATATCCAAAAATTCACCGAGAGATTTTAGTTGATTTACAGTATTTTTGTTTTCCTCGATAGTTACTGTACATGTAGAATAAACCATTAATCCATGTTTTTTTAGATTTTTCCATAAATTTGATATGATCTTTTGTTGAATTTTGGAAAGTTTCTGGAAATTTTCCTTAGATTGTCTTCTTAAAACCTCTGGATTTCTTCTTGCTGTTCCTAGACTGCTGCAGGGTACATCAACAAAGATTTTATCAAAAAAGTCATTTAATTTTATTTTTTGAGCATCGTAATTTAAGATTTTTTTTGGTTTTAAATTTAATCTTTTGAATTG harbors:
- the rnr gene encoding ribonuclease R, which codes for MITKRKVLNFINSKNYKPMLQKELYKALGLKNKTEKKELRKILNDLLYEGKLFKDSKGRYKPISKNMVIGTIEFTRNGTMAFVWTESGEEIAIPAEKAGRAIHKDKVIVEIEGKWYDIPEGRVIKIIDHGLKKVVGTFQPIGRAAFLIPDDPKIQYDFYIPIEFFNNAKPGQKVVGKILKYPTPTKNPVAKIVEVLGYADDPATDFPTVIVKHDINISFPNEVMQEASKIPDKVFSRDIKNRKDFRNELVVTIDGPDAKDFDDAVSVKKLKNGNYLLGVHIADVSHYVKEDSFLDKEAFKRGTSIYLIDRVIPMLPFKLSHGICSLVQGEDRLVMSLTMEINKDGKVVDFEVTKGVIRSNRRLVYDDVNALFEGKEEAIKKIGDLRKELLLMKELKDILRKARKERGAILDIEGGEVKIILDEKGHAVDIIPRKRGEAEVIIEEFMIKANETIAEIFHHLDLPFVYRVHEQPDPDTIIQLKNYLAALGIEFKVPKKIQPKVLQTLLEKTEGHPLRGSIEKLLVRSMKRAIYSATNIGHFGLASYAYTHFTSPIRRYPDLIVHRLIKKFLTDNKKISKKQLKKLNEKLSKVAIHSSKRERIADEAEWDYIALKKIDYISNHIGEVFDVVVTSVTKFGMFVEIIDKNISGLIHVSTLDDYFLYDPEKSILIGQHTGKVYKIGDKLRAKVVNANKTRMQIDFEISEA
- the ligA gene encoding NAD-dependent DNA ligase LigA, which translates into the protein MDKIKDEIEKLRKEIEYHNYRYYVLADPVISDEEYDKLLKKLIDLEKKYPEYYSLNSPTQKVGGGLIQGFKKVEHSIPMLSLDNTYNELEMREFDNRIKKMLKTNIVQYVCELKIDGISVAIRYENGYFKTAISRGNGIIGDDISENVKKIKSIPLRLFKNIDIEVRGEIYMPIKEFEKYNKLAEKEGLQPFANPRNAAAGTIRQLNSSIVARRNLDSFIYHIVNPEKYGLTTQWEALNFLKEIGFKVNPHSKLCQDIECVVNFWKKWTDGRKKLDYWIDGLVIKVNNFEYQKILGETTKSPRWAIAFKFPAIQKETKILDVELNVGRSGVITPVAIFEPIDLDGSIVKRASLHNFDYIKEKDIKIGDHVLVEKAGGIIPQVVNIIKEKRTGSEKDIEIPKKCPICNGEIGKLSDDETAIRCLNPHCPQKLKRHLEIFVSKSAFDISGIGEKIIDKIVDAKLVDDVADIFYLTPFELAQISGLGQKSIAKILEQINKAKHTPLNRVIIGLGIPLVGEKTAKILAKRFKSLENLSNASYEELVEIENIGPEIAKSIINYFKNEKTKEIIEKLKKAGVNLEKKEMKKSDILKGLTFVITGKLNSLSRDKAIELIELNGGKVSNSVSTKTNYLIVGENPGSKLKKAQQLGVKILSEEDFLKMIT